A genomic segment from Streptomyces sp. NBC_00654 encodes:
- a CDS encoding SAM-dependent methyltransferase, translated as MNTPNDRQSGLATTRAHSARVYDYILGGKDHYPVDVEAGDAMARHWPALPVHMLENRRFMHRAARFLAEERGIRQFLDIGTGLPTSPNLHEIVQEVAPESHVVYVDNDPIVLAHARALLQSSPEGATAYVDANMHDPDAILGSQEFQELIDLSQPVGLMVIGIMHFILPPDDRRLVQRLLDPLPSGSYLAMTIGTADFAPEEVNRVAQEYRQQGMPFVLRELATATSHFDGLELQDPGVTQVHSWRPGPEQNGIDGRDIAMYGAVARKP; from the coding sequence ATGAACACGCCGAACGACCGTCAGAGCGGGCTGGCAACCACACGGGCCCACTCCGCCCGGGTGTACGACTACATCCTGGGTGGCAAGGACCATTACCCGGTGGATGTGGAAGCGGGCGACGCCATGGCCCGGCACTGGCCCGCCCTGCCCGTGCACATGCTGGAGAACCGCCGGTTCATGCACCGCGCCGCCCGCTTCCTGGCAGAGGAACGGGGCATCCGCCAGTTCCTCGACATCGGAACCGGCCTGCCGACGTCGCCGAACCTGCACGAGATCGTGCAGGAGGTGGCCCCGGAATCGCACGTGGTCTACGTCGACAACGACCCCATCGTCCTCGCTCACGCCCGCGCGCTCCTGCAGAGTTCACCCGAGGGCGCAACCGCCTACGTGGACGCGAACATGCACGACCCCGACGCCATCCTCGGCAGCCAGGAGTTCCAGGAGCTGATCGACCTGAGCCAGCCCGTCGGCCTCATGGTGATCGGCATCATGCACTTCATCCTGCCCCCGGACGACCGGCGCCTGGTCCAACGCCTGCTGGACCCGCTGCCGTCCGGCAGCTACCTGGCGATGACCATCGGCACCGCAGACTTCGCGCCAGAGGAGGTCAACCGGGTCGCCCAGGAGTACCGCCAGCAAGGCATGCCCTTCGTCCTGCGCGAACTCGCCACAGCCACCTCGCACTTCGACGGCCTGGAGCTACAGGACCCGGGGGTCACCCAGGTCCACTCCTGGCGGCCCGGACCGGAACAGAACGGCATCGACGGCCGCGACATCGCCATGTACGGGGCAGTCGCCAGAAAGCCCTGA
- a CDS encoding DUF4238 domain-containing protein, whose translation MSKPDGRKTKRHHHTVPRFYLRRFAAPDSRLLRVPIDGSAARLVGVGDAAVHKDFYSFRGPDGSLDDVVENQLSVVEDAAAPVLRRVVDERRWPLFGDDREIMALWVALQYLRVPAHRKAGNEVTDHLVKTTMAMGGKPGLRSRMEELAKGPVADDEVERAWAEVSDFSNYEVRSDNAEHLSLMGMMIPEIALLLMSRTWVLVRFSRKTLITSDHPVVQIWDPSVPDWIGQGMATVPAVCLPLDRRVALLMLLPGGAPDRETTPTVAMARDLNQRVAASARGAVFHHPEDDLEGIVLPEPRLREMRISGGPAGFLLPDGPSEEFKATMSEAPEPPATARAPRRGPGSTR comes from the coding sequence ATGAGCAAGCCCGATGGCAGGAAGACGAAGCGCCACCACCACACCGTGCCGCGCTTCTACCTGCGACGTTTCGCAGCGCCGGACAGCCGCCTCCTACGGGTGCCCATCGATGGCAGCGCTGCCCGCCTCGTGGGGGTGGGCGACGCTGCTGTTCACAAGGACTTCTACTCATTCAGAGGACCAGACGGATCCCTTGACGATGTGGTCGAAAACCAGCTCTCCGTTGTGGAGGACGCAGCAGCTCCTGTTCTGCGAAGGGTTGTAGACGAGCGCCGATGGCCTCTGTTCGGGGATGACCGCGAGATCATGGCCCTCTGGGTCGCGCTTCAGTACCTGAGGGTCCCCGCTCACCGAAAGGCCGGGAATGAGGTCACCGACCACTTGGTCAAGACCACGATGGCGATGGGCGGTAAGCCCGGCCTGCGGAGTCGGATGGAGGAGTTGGCGAAGGGCCCCGTCGCTGACGACGAAGTCGAGCGTGCATGGGCTGAGGTGAGCGACTTCTCGAACTATGAAGTTCGATCCGACAACGCGGAACATCTCAGCCTGATGGGGATGATGATCCCGGAGATAGCTCTGTTGCTGATGAGCCGGACGTGGGTCTTGGTGAGGTTCAGCCGGAAGACGCTTATTACCTCTGACCATCCTGTTGTGCAGATCTGGGACCCCTCGGTACCGGATTGGATTGGCCAGGGCATGGCGACTGTCCCCGCCGTCTGTCTGCCCCTCGATCGGCGCGTCGCTCTGTTGATGTTGCTTCCTGGCGGTGCGCCGGACCGCGAGACGACGCCTACCGTGGCGATGGCGCGCGATCTCAATCAACGAGTGGCGGCCAGCGCGCGAGGCGCCGTCTTTCACCATCCTGAGGACGACCTGGAGGGCATCGTTCTTCCGGAACCGCGTTTGAGGGAGATGCGTATCAGCGGAGGCCCGGCAGGTTTTCTCCTCCCCGACGGTCCGTCCGAGGAGTTCAAGGCCACCATGAGCGAGGCTCCGGAGCCCCCCGCTACCGCCAGAGCACCTCGACGCGGTCCGGGTTCCACACGTTGA